One window of Flavobacteriales bacterium genomic DNA carries:
- a CDS encoding polysaccharide biosynthesis C-terminal domain-containing protein, giving the protein MQRKFLTNLALVLALNLLVKPFYIFGIDAEVQVRAGTAAYGGYAALLSLSFLLNILLDLGITNWNTRNIAQHTHLMRKHVSGIVAARSLLAVLYSVGIFAAAWLLGYRGGQLELLGILVLNQVLVSTILYLRSNIAGSQRFAQDSLLSVLDRVLLIGICAWLLWGRVYSGPFPIEWFAWAQTAAYGTTAVIALVLVARRAGGLRPRWDPVFTYSILRQSFPFALLVLLMSFYYRTDSVMLERMLPDGDLQAGIYAQGFRFFEAFNMLGFLFAGLLLPMYSRMLKNKDDVGPLTGLALRLVLAGTLAVAVIGSFYAKEVMDLRYHEHTSESAPAFAVLIWCFVGVCITYIFGTLLTASGDLKTLNKLAAGGMVLNIGLNLLLIPKGHALGAAWASLITQGAMAIAQMVVAARRYALHVKLRDVLGLTGYLVLLLVAAWGLGAAGSTFVIALPVLAGTAAIGALASGLLPVRSVRSALLPRKEG; this is encoded by the coding sequence ATGCAACGCAAATTCCTCACCAACCTCGCCCTCGTGCTGGCGCTGAACCTGTTGGTGAAGCCGTTCTACATCTTCGGGATCGATGCGGAGGTGCAGGTACGTGCGGGCACTGCGGCCTATGGCGGCTACGCGGCGTTGCTTAGCCTGAGCTTTTTGCTGAACATCCTGCTGGACCTCGGTATCACCAACTGGAACACGAGGAACATCGCGCAGCACACGCACTTGATGCGCAAGCACGTGAGCGGCATCGTGGCGGCGCGTTCGTTGCTGGCGGTGCTTTATTCGGTGGGCATCTTCGCGGCGGCTTGGCTGCTGGGCTATCGCGGCGGGCAGTTGGAGCTATTGGGCATTCTGGTGTTGAACCAAGTGCTGGTTTCCACCATCCTCTATCTGCGTTCGAACATCGCGGGTTCACAGCGCTTTGCGCAGGACAGTCTGCTCTCGGTGCTGGACCGCGTGCTGCTGATCGGCATCTGTGCTTGGCTGCTCTGGGGCCGCGTCTACTCGGGTCCCTTCCCGATCGAATGGTTCGCTTGGGCGCAGACGGCGGCATACGGCACCACCGCTGTGATCGCCTTGGTGCTGGTGGCGCGCCGCGCAGGCGGGTTGCGCCCCCGCTGGGACCCCGTCTTCACCTACAGCATCTTGCGGCAAAGCTTTCCCTTCGCCTTGCTGGTGCTGCTGATGAGCTTCTATTACCGCACCGATTCGGTGATGCTGGAGCGAATGCTGCCGGACGGCGACCTGCAAGCGGGCATCTATGCGCAGGGCTTCCGCTTCTTCGAGGCGTTCAACATGCTGGGCTTCCTCTTCGCCGGGCTGCTGCTGCCCATGTATAGCCGCATGCTGAAGAACAAGGATGACGTGGGTCCGCTGACGGGCTTGGCATTGCGCTTGGTGCTGGCGGGCACACTGGCCGTGGCAGTTATCGGCAGCTTCTACGCGAAGGAAGTGATGGACCTGCGTTACCACGAGCACACATCGGAATCCGCGCCGGCCTTCGCGGTGCTGATCTGGTGCTTTGTGGGGGTGTGCATCACCTACATCTTCGGCACTTTGCTCACTGCCAGCGGCGACCTGAAAACCTTGAACAAGCTGGCCGCCGGGGGCATGGTGCTGAACATCGGCCTCAACCTGCTGCTGATCCCGAAAGGGCATGCGCTGGGTGCGGCATGGGCCAGCCTGATCACGCAAGGGGCGATGGCGATAGCGCAGATGGTGGTCGCGGCGAGGCGGTATGCACTGCATGTGAAGCTGCGGGATGTCCTCGGCCTCACCGGCTATTTGGTGCTGCTTCTGGTGGCCGCCTGGGGACTCGGGGCGGCCGGATCCACCTTCGTGATCGCCTTGCCCGTACTGGCGGGAACGGCGGCCATCGGGGCGTTGGCCAGCGGTCTGTTGCCTGTACGAAGTGTGCGTTCGGCACTTCTTCCGCGAAAGGAGGGCTGA
- a CDS encoding tyrosine-type recombinase/integrase, with protein sequence MDGAKRTVTLEPMLGEGQPRMALRFPYDTELIAVAKALGARWSQGRKTWHLPAGPEHVARAFEAYRGKAWVDYTAMKGNTAKPAEAPQPPQPARPAAPQEYLLKLERLRYSPNTIRAYTQLLSAFMAFHPGRELDSLNEEDIHAFMDHLVARKLSASHQNQAVNAIKFHFEKVLGKPRIVHRIDRPRKADRLPNVMSEEEVKKILDAPMNSKHKAMLMLIYSAGLRSGEVLALRPQDLERDRKLLRVNGAKGNKDRMTLLSEKALEAVDAYLEEWKPKRLLFEGQDGGAYSAQSLRQVFLAALKKSGNKRQLTLHSLRHSFATHLLERGTDIRYIQELLGHASTRTTEIYTHVTPRTLGRITSPLDTL encoded by the coding sequence ATGGACGGAGCAAAGCGCACCGTAACGCTAGAGCCCATGCTCGGGGAGGGGCAACCCCGCATGGCGTTGCGCTTCCCTTATGATACGGAGTTGATCGCCGTAGCCAAAGCATTGGGCGCGCGTTGGAGCCAAGGCCGGAAGACGTGGCATCTGCCCGCTGGACCGGAACACGTAGCACGGGCATTCGAGGCCTACCGGGGGAAAGCCTGGGTGGACTATACGGCCATGAAAGGCAACACCGCAAAGCCTGCTGAAGCACCCCAGCCGCCGCAGCCAGCGCGCCCTGCCGCACCCCAAGAGTACCTGCTCAAATTGGAGCGGCTCCGCTACAGCCCGAACACCATCAGGGCCTATACCCAATTGCTCAGCGCGTTCATGGCCTTTCACCCGGGCCGCGAGCTGGACAGCTTGAACGAAGAGGACATCCACGCCTTCATGGACCATCTGGTGGCACGTAAGCTGAGCGCCAGCCACCAGAACCAAGCCGTGAACGCCATCAAATTCCATTTCGAAAAAGTGCTCGGCAAGCCCCGGATCGTCCACCGCATCGACCGTCCAAGGAAGGCCGACCGCTTGCCGAACGTGATGAGCGAAGAGGAGGTGAAGAAAATCCTAGATGCACCGATGAACAGCAAGCACAAAGCCATGCTGATGCTGATCTATTCCGCCGGGCTGCGCAGTGGCGAAGTGCTGGCCTTGCGCCCACAGGACCTCGAGCGGGACCGAAAGCTCCTGCGCGTGAACGGTGCCAAGGGGAACAAGGACCGGATGACCTTGCTCTCCGAAAAAGCATTGGAGGCCGTGGATGCCTACCTGGAAGAGTGGAAACCGAAGCGGCTTCTCTTCGAAGGCCAGGACGGGGGCGCCTACTCGGCCCAAAGCCTCAGGCAAGTATTTCTTGCAGCACTGAAGAAGTCGGGGAATAAGAGACAACTTACCTTGCACAGTCTAAGGCACAGTTTTGCAACCCACCTGCTGGAGCGTGGCACCGACATCCGCTACATCCAGGAATTGCTCGGCCATGCCAGTACCCGAACCACGGAGATCTACACCCACGTAACCCCACGCACCTTAGGAAGGATCACCAGCCCGTTGGATACCCTATGA
- a CDS encoding glycosyltransferase family 4 protein gives MRIAVNTRLLLPGKLEGIGWFAHESLQRITAAHPEHEFIYFFDRPYAGQFVHGPNVTPVVIPPPTRHPILYRIWFDGVLPRALRKHRADAFLSPDGYLSLRTDVPQLPVIHDLNFEHFPKDLPPAYSRYYRNRFPRFAKKAARIVTVSEFSKQDIVKTYGIPPEKIDVVYNGIGSVFAPLAEGEKGSARKRLTGGLPYFVCVGSLHPRKNIARLLEAFDRFAGTRNDARLVIVGEAFWWDERMKAAWKTMRHTDKVVFTGRLEQTELHKTLADALALVFVSYFEGFGIPVAEAMKCGVPVIAADATSLPEVAGDAAIYCDPFKVESIAEAMARLWDDPPLCAKLAEAGLERAQRYTWGRTAEGLWKSLEQVLKLG, from the coding sequence ATGCGCATCGCCGTAAACACCCGCCTTCTCCTTCCCGGAAAGCTCGAAGGCATCGGTTGGTTCGCGCATGAATCGCTTCAGCGCATCACCGCCGCGCATCCGGAGCACGAGTTCATCTACTTCTTTGATCGACCCTATGCCGGGCAGTTCGTCCATGGCCCGAACGTGACGCCCGTGGTGATCCCGCCGCCCACGCGCCATCCCATCCTCTACCGCATCTGGTTCGACGGCGTACTGCCACGCGCCCTGCGCAAACACCGCGCCGATGCCTTTCTCTCGCCGGACGGATACCTCAGCCTCCGCACGGACGTTCCCCAGCTCCCCGTGATCCACGACCTCAACTTCGAGCATTTCCCCAAGGACCTCCCGCCCGCATACAGCCGCTACTACCGCAACCGCTTTCCGCGCTTCGCGAAGAAAGCCGCCCGCATCGTCACCGTTTCGGAATTCTCCAAGCAGGACATCGTGAAGACCTACGGCATCCCGCCGGAGAAGATCGATGTGGTCTACAACGGCATCGGTTCCGTCTTTGCGCCGCTGGCGGAAGGGGAGAAGGGCAGCGCCCGCAAGCGGCTCACCGGCGGCCTGCCGTATTTCGTCTGCGTCGGTTCGCTGCATCCGCGGAAGAACATCGCGCGCTTGCTGGAGGCGTTCGACCGCTTCGCGGGAACGCGGAACGACGCCCGCCTGGTGATCGTGGGCGAAGCCTTCTGGTGGGACGAGCGCATGAAGGCCGCTTGGAAAACGATGCGCCACACGGACAAGGTGGTCTTCACCGGCAGGCTGGAGCAGACCGAACTGCACAAGACCTTGGCGGACGCGCTGGCGCTTGTCTTCGTGTCCTATTTCGAGGGCTTCGGCATCCCCGTGGCGGAAGCGATGAAGTGCGGCGTGCCGGTGATCGCCGCCGATGCCACCAGCCTGCCCGAGGTGGCCGGTGACGCTGCCATCTACTGCGATCCGTTCAAGGTGGAAAGCATTGCGGAGGCCATGGCCCGCCTGTGGGACGATCCCCCCCTGTGCGCCAAGCTCGCCGAAGCGGGCCTCGAACGAGCACAACGCTACACGTGGGGCCGCACGGCGGAAGGGCTTTGGAAGAGCCTTGAACAGGTGCTGAAGCTGGGTTGA
- a CDS encoding ribonuclease HII, which translates to MPRLSAYHTLGLLEAGCDEAGRGCLAGPVVAAAVILPAGVRLPGLNDSKKLSHADRERLRPLIEERALAWCVAVADVAEIDRINILHASFLAMHRAIAGLGTLPQHLLVDGNRFNPYAGIPHSCIIQGDGKYRSIAAASVLAKTHRDELMATLHAEQPHYGWAVNKGYPTTEHRAAIALHGPCGHHRMSFTLLATEA; encoded by the coding sequence ATGCCACGCCTCTCCGCCTACCACACCCTCGGCCTCCTCGAAGCCGGATGCGATGAGGCGGGCCGTGGTTGCTTGGCCGGTCCGGTGGTGGCCGCCGCCGTCATCCTTCCCGCCGGGGTGCGCTTGCCGGGCCTGAACGATTCCAAGAAGCTTTCTCATGCGGACCGGGAACGCTTGCGTCCGCTGATCGAGGAGCGCGCCTTGGCCTGGTGCGTGGCCGTGGCCGATGTGGCGGAGATCGATCGCATCAACATCCTGCATGCATCCTTCCTCGCGATGCACCGCGCCATTGCGGGCTTGGGCACCCTGCCGCAGCACCTGCTGGTGGATGGCAACCGCTTCAACCCTTACGCGGGCATTCCGCATAGCTGCATCATCCAAGGCGATGGGAAATACCGCAGTATCGCGGCGGCATCCGTGCTGGCGAAGACGCACCGCGATGAGCTGATGGCCACGTTGCACGCGGAGCAACCGCACTACGGCTGGGCGGTGAACAAAGGGTATCCCACCACGGAGCACCGTGCGGCCATTGCCCTGCACGGCCCTTGCGGGCATCACCGCATGTCGTTCACGTTACTGGCCACGGAGGCGTAG
- a CDS encoding O-acetyl-ADP-ribose deacetylase — translation MNSRTKIEILKGDITKVTVDAIVNAANTSLLGGGGVDGAIHRAGGQAILDDCRKIIARQGGCKTGEAVITTAGNLNAKFVIHTVGPVWNGGQKNEKLKLADCYKNSLQIAVDNNCKTIAFPCISTGVYKYPTNEAARVSVDTVLDFVSSNPNKVEKVIFVCFDDDNFYFIKSQLNFKVYTVPSKLYADNEIIGTVNIGLEDDGMGVLSGQLIPTNKYDKYRDFFRKTFIEDQDDNLIRINKFTKDNKFKVVADDGTEFKEPIAGLIIYDFDKEPIQVELNGIDNDIWGKYYK, via the coding sequence ATGAACAGTAGAACTAAAATAGAAATTCTTAAAGGCGACATCACAAAAGTGACAGTTGACGCAATCGTAAATGCTGCGAATACTTCTCTTTTAGGTGGTGGTGGTGTAGACGGAGCAATTCATAGAGCTGGCGGACAAGCAATTTTGGACGACTGTAGAAAAATAATTGCAAGACAAGGTGGATGCAAAACAGGCGAAGCGGTAATTACGACAGCTGGAAATTTGAATGCCAAATTTGTTATTCATACTGTTGGACCTGTTTGGAATGGCGGACAAAAGAATGAGAAGTTAAAACTTGCTGACTGTTATAAAAACTCATTGCAAATTGCCGTTGACAACAACTGCAAGACAATTGCTTTTCCTTGTATCAGCACTGGCGTTTATAAATATCCAACAAACGAAGCAGCAAGAGTTTCAGTTGACACAGTTTTAGACTTTGTTAGTTCTAATCCTAACAAAGTGGAAAAAGTAATTTTCGTTTGCTTTGATGACGACAATTTCTATTTCATCAAAAGTCAACTCAACTTTAAAGTTTACACTGTTCCATCAAAATTATATGCCGACAACGAAATAATTGGAACAGTAAATATTGGTTTAGAAGATGATGGAATGGGCGTTTTGTCAGGTCAACTTATTCCAACTAACAAATACGACAAGTATCGCGACTTCTTTCGTAAGACATTTATCGAAGACCAAGACGACAATCTCATTCGTATAAATAAATTCACTAAGGACAACAAATTCAAAGTTGTTGCAGACGATGGCACTGAATTTAAAGAACCTATTGCTGGACTTATCATTTACGACTTTGACAAAGAACCAATACAAGTTGAACTAAACGGAATTGACAACGACATATGGGGCAAATATTACAAATAA
- a CDS encoding DNA-binding protein codes for MNITFNELRDIKDSLPDGSIHQIAKELDLNVETVWNYFGGYTHPEGKPMGVHLEGGADGGVVRLDDTRILDIAKRMIGEQQPQRV; via the coding sequence ATGAACATTACCTTCAATGAGCTTCGCGACATCAAGGACAGTCTTCCGGACGGGAGCATCCACCAGATCGCAAAAGAGTTGGACCTGAACGTGGAAACGGTCTGGAACTACTTCGGTGGGTATACGCATCCGGAAGGCAAGCCGATGGGCGTGCATTTGGAAGGCGGCGCCGATGGGGGCGTGGTCAGGCTGGACGATACCCGCATCCTGGATATCGCCAAGCGGATGATCGGGGAGCAGCAGCCCCAGCGCGTCTGA
- a CDS encoding O-acetyl-ADP-ribose deacetylase, which produces MNSRTKIEILKGDITKVTVDAIECREYFLGGGGVDGAIHRAGGQAILDDCRKIIARQGGCKTGEAVITTAGNLNAKFVIHTVGPVWNGGQKNEKLKLADCYKNSLQIAVDNNCKTIAFPCISTGVYKYPTNEAARVSVDTVLDFVSSNPNKVEKVIFVCFDDDNFYFIKSQLNFKVYTVPSKLYADNEIIGTVNIGLEDDGMGVLSGQLIPTNKYDKYRDFFRKTFIEDQDDNLIRINKFTKDNKFKVVADDGTEFKEPIAGLIIYDFDKEPIQVELNGIDNDIWGKYYK; this is translated from the coding sequence ATGAACAGTAGAACTAAAATAGAAATTCTTAAAGGCGACATCACAAAAGTGACAGTTGACGCAATCGAATGCCGCGAATACTTTCTAGGTGGTGGTGGTGTAGACGGAGCAATTCATAGAGCTGGCGGACAAGCAATTTTGGACGACTGTAGAAAAATAATTGCAAGACAAGGTGGATGCAAAACAGGCGAAGCGGTAATTACGACAGCTGGAAATTTGAATGCCAAATTTGTTATTCATACTGTTGGACCTGTTTGGAATGGCGGACAAAAGAATGAGAAGTTAAAACTTGCTGACTGTTATAAAAACTCATTGCAAATTGCCGTTGACAACAACTGCAAGACAATTGCTTTTCCTTGTATCAGCACTGGCGTTTATAAATATCCAACAAACGAAGCAGCAAGAGTTTCAGTTGACACAGTTTTAGACTTTGTTAGTTCTAATCCTAACAAAGTGGAAAAAGTAATTTTCGTTTGCTTTGATGACGACAATTTCTATTTCATCAAAAGTCAACTCAACTTTAAAGTTTACACTGTTCCATCAAAATTATATGCCGACAACGAAATAATTGGAACAGTAAATATTGGTTTAGAAGATGATGGAATGGGCGTTTTGTCAGGTCAACTTATTCCAACTAACAAATACGACAAGTATCGCGACTTCTTTCGTAAGACATTTATCGAAGACCAAGACGACAATCTCATTCGTATAAATAAATTCACTAAGGACAACAAATTCAAAGTTGTTGCAGACGATGGCACTGAATTTAAAGAACCTATTGCTGGACTTATCATTTACGACTTTGACAAAGAACCAATACAAGTTGAACTAAACGGAATTGACAACGACATATGGGGCAAATATTACAAATAA
- a CDS encoding formate--tetrahydrofolate ligase, with protein MAFPSDLEIAQRATLQPITAIGEKLGIHADRMENYGRYKAKLPLDLIDESKVKKAKLILVTAISPTPAGEGKTTTSIGLCEGLNKVGKKAMVVLREPSLGPVFGMKGGAAGGGYAQVLPMEDINLHFTGDFAAIEKSNNLLAALIDNNIQSKTRNLGIDPRTIAWKRVMDMNDRALRDIVIGLGGTGNGIPREDGFNITAASEVMAILCLATGYEDLKERLGNIFVGNSRSASRKYVYARDLNAQGAMAVLLKDAIKPNLVQTMEGNPAIIHGGPFANIAQGVNSILGTKMGLSLADYVVTEAGFGADLGAEKFFDIKCRAAGLAPHATVIVATIRALRYQGGSPIKEVNDASVERVKKGMANLERHIENVAKFGVKAVVAINHFPTDTEEEIHLVKERCKALGVEAVLAKGFAEGGKGMTDLAGAVVKVVDSNETKFKLLYDLEQPIEKKVEIIAKEIYRAKSVAYSGEAKTALRRIHNLGLDHLPVCMAKTQYSFSDDPVKLGAATDFEITVNDIEIAAGAGFVVPILGKMMRMPGLPEVPASEHMDIDANGVISGLS; from the coding sequence ATGGCATTTCCTTCCGACCTCGAGATCGCTCAGCGCGCCACCCTTCAGCCCATCACCGCCATCGGCGAAAAGCTCGGTATCCATGCCGATCGGATGGAGAATTACGGACGCTACAAGGCCAAGCTCCCCTTGGACCTGATCGATGAAAGCAAGGTGAAGAAGGCCAAGCTCATCCTGGTCACAGCCATTTCGCCGACGCCCGCCGGGGAAGGCAAGACCACGACCAGCATCGGGCTGTGCGAGGGCCTCAACAAAGTGGGGAAGAAAGCGATGGTGGTGCTGCGCGAACCTTCGCTCGGCCCCGTGTTCGGCATGAAGGGCGGCGCGGCCGGCGGTGGCTATGCGCAGGTGCTGCCCATGGAGGACATCAACCTGCACTTCACCGGCGATTTCGCCGCGATCGAGAAGAGCAATAACCTCTTAGCTGCGCTGATCGACAACAACATCCAGAGCAAGACACGCAACCTCGGCATCGATCCGCGTACCATCGCCTGGAAGCGCGTGATGGACATGAACGACCGTGCCCTGCGTGACATCGTGATCGGCCTCGGTGGGACCGGCAATGGCATTCCCCGCGAGGACGGTTTCAACATCACCGCGGCCAGTGAGGTGATGGCGATCCTCTGTTTAGCCACCGGATACGAGGACCTGAAGGAACGCCTCGGCAACATCTTCGTGGGCAACTCCCGCTCAGCGAGCCGCAAGTACGTCTACGCCCGCGACCTCAATGCGCAAGGCGCCATGGCCGTGCTGCTGAAGGACGCCATCAAGCCGAACCTCGTGCAGACGATGGAGGGCAATCCCGCGATCATCCATGGCGGTCCTTTCGCCAACATCGCGCAGGGCGTGAACAGCATCCTGGGCACGAAGATGGGCCTGAGCCTGGCGGATTACGTGGTGACCGAGGCCGGCTTCGGCGCGGACCTCGGCGCGGAGAAATTCTTCGACATCAAGTGCCGTGCGGCGGGCCTGGCACCGCACGCCACCGTGATCGTCGCCACGATCCGTGCTTTGCGCTACCAAGGCGGGTCCCCGATCAAGGAAGTGAACGACGCTTCCGTGGAACGGGTGAAGAAGGGCATGGCCAACTTGGAGCGCCACATCGAGAATGTGGCCAAGTTCGGCGTGAAGGCCGTGGTGGCCATCAACCATTTTCCCACCGACACCGAGGAGGAGATCCATTTGGTGAAGGAGCGTTGCAAAGCCTTAGGGGTGGAGGCGGTGCTGGCCAAGGGCTTCGCGGAAGGTGGCAAGGGCATGACCGACCTGGCCGGGGCCGTGGTGAAGGTGGTGGACAGTAACGAGACGAAGTTCAAGCTCCTTTACGACCTGGAGCAGCCCATCGAGAAGAAGGTGGAGATCATCGCCAAGGAGATCTATCGCGCCAAGAGCGTGGCGTACAGCGGCGAGGCGAAGACCGCCCTGCGCCGCATCCACAACCTGGGGCTGGACCACCTGCCGGTGTGCATGGCCAAGACGCAGTACAGCTTCAGCGACGACCCCGTGAAACTCGGTGCCGCCACCGATTTCGAGATCACGGTGAACGACATCGAGATCGCGGCCGGAGCGGGCTTCGTGGTGCCGATACTCGGCAAGATGATGCGCATGCCCGGCCTGCCGGAGGTGCCCGCGAGCGAGCACATGGACATCGATGCCAACGGCGTGATCAGCGGATTGAGCTAG